In the genome of Rhodamnia argentea isolate NSW1041297 chromosome 3, ASM2092103v1, whole genome shotgun sequence, one region contains:
- the LOC115748038 gene encoding RING-H2 finger protein ATL79-like, with amino-acid sequence MRPSPMETATRAAAATAMHPALHLAPPPAATCGPHGCSWRATPHSDCSTGDLQTYVVVLVLCFVICALALIFAVRCFLRGGGAPQPPPPPPTRLPPLARGEAEPKSSGEAAAPPMAAAALVVFSPEVELAGAEAECAICLTEFVGGEEIRVLKSCGHGFHDQCIEKWLSSKSSCPTCRSSCVVAGCSEHENGTAQCSENGGATASLSHEATEQA; translated from the coding sequence ATGCGGCCGTCGCCGATGGAAACAGCCACGAGAGCCGCTGCGGCGACCGCCATGCACCCGGCCCTCCACCTCGCTCCCCCGCCGGCGGCGACGTGCGGTCCCCACGGCTGCAGCTGGCGGGCCACGCCCCACTCCGACTGCTCCACCGGCGACCTCCAGACCTACGTCGTCGTACTCGTCCTCTGCTTCGTCATCTGCGCCCTCGCTCTCATCTTCGCCGTCCGCTGCTTCCTCCGCGGCGGCGGCGCCCCCcagcctcctccgccgccgcccacccGCCTGCCTCCTCTGGCTCGGGGCGAGGCCGAGCCGAAGTCCTCCGGCGAAGCGGCCGCTCCTccgatggcggcggcggcgctgGTAGTGTTCTCGCCGGAGGTGGAGCTGGCAGGGGCGGAGGCGGAGTGCGCGATTTGCCTGACCGAGTTCGTGGGAGGGGAGGAGATCAGGGTCCTAAAGAGCTGCGGGCACGGATTCCACGACCAATGCATAGAGAAGTGGTTGTCTTCGAAGTCGTCTTGCCCGACCTGTCGCAGTAGCTGCGTCGTCGCCGGTTGCTCGGAGCATGAGAACGGCACTGCCCAGTGCTCCGAGAACGGCGGAGCGACGGCATCTCTTTCTCACGAAGCGACAGAGCAAGCTTGA